The Deinococcus ruber genomic interval GAAGACGCTTGCGGCTCAGCAGGGAAAACCACGACTCGACCAGATTGAGCCAAGAGCCGCTGGTTGGCGTGAAATGGAAATGCACGTTTGGATGGGCCAGTAACCAGTTCTGGATGGTCTTGGTTTTATGGGTAATGTAATTGTCCAGGACAACATGGACCTCAAGTCCCTGTGGGACTTGAGCATGCACTACATCAAGGAACGCTCGGAACTCTTCGGCCCGATGCTGCGGAGAACACTGCCCAATCACGCTTCCGACCTTTACATTCAAGGCCGCAATGAGGGTGGTGGTGCCATGACGGACATACGTTGGCCCCGTCGCCTCAGGCTGTCCTGGGAGCATTGGGAAGGTGGCGCTGCCGCGCTCGCGTGCTTGGATCTGCGGTTTCTCATCGATACACAGCACCAGCGCTCGATCTGGTGGCGCAAGGTACAACCCAACAATGTCCCGTACCTGTTCGATCAGCAGCGGATCCTTTGAGAGCGTGAACGACGACACCAGGTGGGGTCTCAGCCCGAAGGCCCGCCAGATGCGATGCACTGCACTTTGCGTCATTCCACTGACCTGTGCCATGCCGCGCGTACTCCAGTGGGTTTCGCCCTCCGGCAAGGTGTCCAGCGTGAGATGGACGACCCGTAGGGTGGCCTCATCCTGGATCGTTCGTGGCGCGCCCGATTTGGGCGCGTCACTCAATCCCTCCAACCGCAGGGCCACGAAGCGTTTGCGCCAGATGCCGACCGTGTCGTCACACAGGCCGACGTGCGCACCAATCTCCGCCAGCGTCCACTCCGGATGATCTGTGCTCAGCAGAATCACCTTCGCACGGGTTGCCAAACCCCGAGGGGTTTGGCGACGTCGGACCAAATCGTTCAAGACTTGGCGCTCGTCGTCGCTCAAGATGGGAACGGGAGATTGACGGCCGCGATGCATGTG includes:
- a CDS encoding IS630 family transposase; the protein is MSDDERQVLNDLVRRRQTPRGLATRAKVILLSTDHPEWTLAEIGAHVGLCDDTVGIWRKRFVALRLEGLSDAPKSGAPRTIQDEATLRVVHLTLDTLPEGETHWSTRGMAQVSGMTQSAVHRIWRAFGLRPHLVSSFTLSKDPLLIEQVRDIVGLYLAPPDRALVLCIDEKPQIQARERGSATFPMLPGQPEATGPTYVRHGTTTLIAALNVKVGSVIGQCSPQHRAEEFRAFLDVVHAQVPQGLEVHVVLDNYITHKTKTIQNWLLAHPNVHFHFTPTSGSWLNLVESWFSLLSRKRL